One Curtobacterium sp. MCLR17_032 genomic window carries:
- a CDS encoding endo-1,4-beta-xylanase, with translation METQHDTAHRSGELIVTVTDADGTPRAGTEVVVEQRRHEFGFGNIGFDFIGLANGEHDPDDVGTPELADLWLDVFNTATLPFYWGRFEPERGRPDTERLQRTAAWFRDRGVATKGHPLVWHTVQPDWLLGLDTDEVERLQRERIRREVRDFTGLVDTWDAINEVVIMPHFANGDNGITPLALARGRLAMIRMAVDEARATNPSVTLLLNDFDLSDAYECLIEGVLEAGIGIDAIGLQTHMHQGYWGEDTMLAMVDRFARYGRPLHLTETSLVSGDLMPAHIVDLNDHQVDSWPSTPEGEARQADELERHYRSLVGHPAVEAITYWGITDRGAWLNAPIGLVRADGTPKPSYDALRRLVKDDWWTGPTTLRTDDSGRARLRGFRGEYAVRAGSAESTVTIGRDAPTAVRLTAD, from the coding sequence ATGGAGACGCAGCACGACACAGCACACCGGTCCGGCGAGCTCATCGTCACCGTGACCGACGCCGACGGCACACCCCGGGCAGGCACCGAGGTCGTCGTGGAACAGCGGCGTCACGAGTTCGGGTTCGGCAACATCGGGTTCGACTTCATCGGCCTCGCGAACGGCGAGCACGACCCCGACGACGTCGGCACCCCCGAGCTCGCCGACCTCTGGCTCGACGTCTTCAACACCGCCACCCTGCCGTTCTACTGGGGCCGCTTCGAACCCGAGCGCGGCCGCCCCGACACCGAGCGGCTCCAGCGGACGGCCGCGTGGTTCCGTGACCGCGGCGTCGCGACGAAGGGCCACCCGCTGGTCTGGCACACCGTGCAGCCGGACTGGTTGCTCGGGCTGGACACCGACGAGGTCGAGCGGCTGCAGCGCGAACGGATCCGCCGCGAGGTGCGGGACTTCACCGGCCTCGTGGACACCTGGGACGCGATCAACGAGGTCGTGATCATGCCGCACTTCGCGAACGGCGACAACGGGATCACGCCCCTCGCCCTGGCCCGCGGCCGCCTGGCGATGATCCGGATGGCGGTCGACGAGGCCCGCGCCACGAACCCGTCCGTCACGCTGCTGCTCAACGACTTCGACCTGTCGGACGCGTACGAGTGCCTGATCGAAGGCGTCCTGGAAGCCGGGATCGGCATCGACGCCATCGGCCTGCAGACCCACATGCACCAGGGCTACTGGGGCGAGGACACCATGCTCGCGATGGTGGACCGCTTCGCCCGGTACGGCCGGCCGCTGCACCTGACCGAGACCTCGCTGGTGTCCGGCGACCTGATGCCCGCACACATCGTCGACCTCAACGACCACCAGGTGGACTCGTGGCCCTCGACGCCCGAGGGCGAGGCACGCCAGGCCGACGAGCTGGAACGGCACTACCGCAGCCTGGTCGGGCACCCCGCGGTCGAGGCGATCACCTACTGGGGCATCACCGACCGGGGCGCCTGGCTGAACGCGCCGATCGGCCTGGTGCGAGCAGACGGCACGCCGAAGCCGTCCTACGACGCCCTCCGTCGCCTGGTGAAGGACGATTGGTGGACGGGGCCGACGACCCTCCGCACGGACGACTCCGGGCGCGCACGGCTGCGCGGGTTCCGGGGCGAGTACGCGGTGCGCGCCGGCAGCGCGGAGTCCACGGTCACGATCGGGCGGGACGCGCCGACGGCGGTCCGGCTGACCGCGGACTGA
- a CDS encoding LacI family DNA-binding transcriptional regulator gives MRATVRDVAALAGVSPKTVSNVVNGGVVVRPETRARVEAAVVELGYVPNLSARGLRNGRTGAIAVTLPELASAYSADLARWFVVLAHDRGLVVQLEQTATDPERERDLVSRARAHLVDGLVLNPVSLDASTLANTAGLPPTVVIGEVEPEHVDQVHVDSRAAAREVTTMLLDRGHRRIAIVGAEQDDAVTATARLRQLGHEDALAAQLVPVDPALRVPLPEWTTSAAARTFGEWLDRNPLPDAVFAFTDSIAFGVLHVLASRGVRVPEQVSVVGFDDVDQAAFAVPALTTVSFDRRDFAAAALDLLERRIEDREAPVRTVVVPHRIVERASVAGH, from the coding sequence ATGCGCGCCACCGTGCGGGACGTGGCCGCCCTCGCAGGGGTGTCCCCGAAGACCGTCTCCAACGTCGTCAACGGCGGTGTCGTCGTGCGCCCGGAGACCCGCGCCCGCGTCGAGGCGGCGGTCGTCGAACTCGGGTACGTGCCGAACCTGTCCGCCCGGGGGCTGCGGAACGGCCGGACCGGCGCGATCGCAGTGACGTTGCCGGAGCTCGCGAGTGCGTACTCGGCCGACCTCGCCCGCTGGTTCGTGGTCCTCGCGCACGACCGCGGCCTGGTCGTGCAGCTCGAACAGACCGCGACCGACCCGGAGCGGGAGCGTGACCTGGTCTCCCGGGCGCGGGCGCACCTGGTCGACGGGCTGGTCCTCAACCCGGTGTCGCTCGATGCCAGCACCCTCGCGAACACCGCCGGACTGCCGCCCACCGTCGTGATCGGCGAGGTCGAACCGGAGCACGTCGACCAGGTGCACGTCGACAGCCGGGCGGCGGCGCGCGAGGTCACGACGATGCTGCTCGACCGCGGGCACCGACGGATCGCGATCGTCGGTGCCGAGCAGGACGACGCGGTCACCGCAACCGCCCGCCTGCGGCAGCTCGGCCACGAGGACGCGCTCGCCGCACAGCTGGTCCCCGTCGACCCGGCCCTGCGGGTCCCGCTGCCGGAGTGGACGACCTCGGCCGCAGCGAGGACGTTCGGCGAGTGGCTCGACCGGAACCCGCTGCCCGACGCGGTGTTCGCGTTCACCGATTCGATCGCGTTCGGCGTGCTGCACGTCCTGGCCAGCCGGGGCGTCCGTGTGCCGGAGCAGGTGAGCGTCGTCGGGTTCGACGACGTCGACCAAGCGGCGTTCGCGGTGCCCGCGCTGACGACGGTGTCGTTCGACCGGCGGGACTTCGCGGCGGCGGCCCTCGACCTGCTCGAGCGGCGCATCGAGGACCGGGAGGCGCCGGTCCGGACCGTCGTCGTGCCGCACCGGATCGTCGAGCGCGCGAGCGTCGCGGGGCACTGA
- a CDS encoding DUF4166 domain-containing protein, protein MTSVFQEALGADFDRLHPMMQRRFGVGLDAAEACVGRGVMQSIRRGPWWTVPFLQIGRLRNILVPDVGDDVPFTIENYPYRDALGRETVTFVRTYSVRSGRTARFDATMVLVDGRVLDYLGSHQHLAVDLDLAVDERGGLVLTSDAQRFHEGPLSFRFPMLFSGRATLHEWWSDEDESFHVDLEVRNRLFGFLFGYRGSFTCEWVPATDAPERLKPRRTEART, encoded by the coding sequence ATGACCTCGGTGTTCCAGGAGGCGCTCGGTGCCGACTTCGACCGGCTGCACCCGATGATGCAGCGCCGGTTCGGCGTCGGACTCGACGCCGCCGAGGCGTGCGTCGGACGCGGTGTCATGCAGTCGATCCGCCGCGGGCCCTGGTGGACGGTGCCGTTCCTGCAGATCGGCCGGCTCCGGAACATCTTGGTCCCCGACGTCGGTGACGACGTCCCGTTCACGATCGAGAACTACCCGTACCGCGATGCCCTCGGCCGCGAGACGGTGACCTTCGTGCGGACGTACTCCGTCCGCTCCGGCCGCACGGCACGGTTCGACGCGACGATGGTGCTCGTCGACGGTCGGGTGCTCGACTACCTGGGCTCGCACCAGCACCTGGCGGTCGACCTCGACCTGGCCGTCGACGAGCGCGGTGGACTCGTCCTGACCTCGGACGCGCAGCGGTTCCACGAGGGACCGCTGTCGTTCCGGTTCCCGATGCTGTTCAGCGGGCGGGCGACCCTGCACGAGTGGTGGTCGGACGAGGACGAGTCGTTCCACGTCGACCTCGAGGTCCGCAACCGGCTGTTCGGGTTCCTCTTCGGCTACCGCGGGTCGTTCACCTGCGAATGGGTGCCGGCGACGGACGCCCCCGAGCGGTTGAAGCCGCGGCGGACCGAGGCGCGGACGTAG
- a CDS encoding SRPBCC family protein — MASRSIYVETVIDAEVDAVWAATQDPRQHVRWDIRFSEILPEPAEPDGSARFTYVRRSAVHDVHGTGISIGERRRDDGTRTSALRFATEDRLSPIRTGRGYWRYMPTDDGRTRFITGYDYESGWGPLDLVVRPLLGWATAWSFDRLRIWLEGGAAPEAWPLGSVLAVWRRDRPRASRTLRAPAGGTRRADHLRDAPASLASLARPSATSRPGGTA; from the coding sequence GTGGCCAGCCGGAGCATCTACGTCGAGACGGTGATCGACGCCGAAGTCGACGCGGTCTGGGCCGCCACGCAGGACCCGCGGCAGCACGTGCGCTGGGACATCCGGTTCTCCGAGATCCTCCCCGAGCCAGCCGAACCGGACGGATCGGCTCGGTTCACCTACGTCCGTCGGTCCGCCGTCCACGACGTGCACGGCACCGGCATCTCGATCGGGGAGCGGCGTCGCGACGACGGGACGCGCACCTCGGCTCTCCGCTTCGCCACCGAGGACCGGCTGTCCCCGATCCGGACCGGCCGCGGCTACTGGCGGTACATGCCCACCGACGACGGCCGGACGCGGTTCATCACCGGCTACGACTACGAATCCGGATGGGGGCCGCTCGACCTCGTCGTCCGGCCGCTGCTCGGGTGGGCGACCGCCTGGAGCTTCGACCGGCTCCGCATCTGGCTCGAGGGCGGAGCCGCGCCGGAGGCGTGGCCGCTCGGCAGCGTGCTGGCGGTCTGGCGGCGGGACCGGCCACGGGCCTCCCGGACGCTCCGCGCACCCGCCGGCGGGACGCGCCGAGCCGACCACCTGCGGGACGCCCCGGCGAGCCTGGCGTCCCTCGCCCGACCCAGTGCGACGTCCCGACCCGGAGGAACGGCATGA
- a CDS encoding alpha/beta hydrolase has product MPPVRVGLVRRARWALLDWVYAVVWQVRSGGPTTADDYRTGDRQPVVVIPGVYETWHFMRPLMDVLHDRGHPVHVLTVLRHNVKPVPLSAEEVMAYLDEHDLHGALVLAHSKGGLIGKYAMTRLDPHGRIDRMVAVSTPFAGSKYAVLAPVRHLRVFRAADPVLAGLARELDANARITSVYAVFDTLIPGGSELTGAENVRLDLGGHFRILGDRRTAAAVLRAADGD; this is encoded by the coding sequence GTGCCTCCTGTCCGTGTCGGACTCGTGCGACGCGCACGGTGGGCGCTGCTGGACTGGGTCTACGCCGTCGTCTGGCAGGTCCGCAGCGGGGGACCGACCACCGCCGACGACTACCGGACCGGCGACCGCCAGCCCGTCGTCGTGATCCCGGGCGTGTACGAGACCTGGCACTTCATGCGCCCGCTGATGGACGTGCTGCACGACCGCGGCCACCCGGTGCACGTGCTCACCGTCCTCCGGCACAACGTCAAACCGGTGCCGCTGTCCGCGGAGGAGGTGATGGCGTACCTCGACGAGCACGACCTGCACGGAGCGCTCGTCCTGGCGCACAGCAAGGGCGGCCTCATCGGCAAGTACGCGATGACCCGGCTCGATCCGCACGGCCGCATCGACCGGATGGTGGCGGTGTCGACGCCGTTCGCCGGCTCGAAGTACGCCGTCCTGGCACCCGTCCGGCACCTCCGGGTGTTCCGTGCCGCCGACCCGGTGCTGGCGGGCCTTGCTCGGGAGCTCGACGCGAACGCCCGGATCACCTCGGTCTACGCGGTGTTCGACACCCTGATCCCGGGCGGCAGCGAGCTGACGGGTGCCGAGAACGTGCGGCTCGACCTCGGCGGGCACTTCCGGATCCTCGGCGATCGGCGCACGGCGGCTGCCGTCTTGCGGGCGGCGGACGGGGACTGA
- a CDS encoding alpha/beta fold hydrolase encodes MRALVETVRVDGHRVRLRTVAPAGRLHDAFAPTVVLVHGIGMSHRSFRRLQAALSRSHRTVAVDLPGFGGLPYSGRRFEAHEYADLVVRAVTERGAGDLVVVGQSMGTQVAVEAGLRHTDVVSSVVLIGPVVDDHRRSLVRLATALAVDCTFEGVRMNAVVLTDYLRSAAQYLRELRPMRDYRMLDRVRALTVPVLVLRGEQDPIAKHDWGQRVVGAASRGALVELPGGHHVQERQPVAVARLIEEFRRVQTLEASRDEVPQ; translated from the coding sequence ATGCGCGCGCTGGTGGAGACGGTCCGGGTCGACGGACACCGCGTCCGACTCCGGACGGTGGCGCCCGCCGGCCGCCTGCACGACGCGTTCGCCCCCACCGTCGTCCTGGTGCACGGCATCGGCATGTCGCACCGCTCCTTCCGCCGACTGCAGGCCGCGCTCTCGCGCAGCCACCGCACCGTCGCCGTCGACCTGCCCGGCTTCGGCGGGCTGCCGTACTCCGGCCGTCGCTTCGAGGCCCACGAGTACGCCGACCTCGTCGTCCGGGCGGTCACCGAGCGCGGCGCCGGGGACCTCGTCGTCGTCGGCCAGTCGATGGGCACCCAGGTCGCCGTCGAAGCGGGCCTCCGGCACACCGACGTCGTGTCCTCCGTCGTGCTCATCGGCCCCGTCGTCGACGACCACCGACGCTCGCTGGTCCGGCTCGCCACCGCGCTCGCCGTCGACTGCACGTTCGAGGGCGTCCGCATGAACGCCGTCGTCCTCACCGACTACCTCCGGAGCGCAGCCCAGTACCTCCGCGAGCTCCGACCGATGCGCGACTACCGGATGCTCGACCGGGTCCGAGCACTCACCGTGCCGGTGCTCGTCCTCCGCGGCGAACAGGACCCGATCGCGAAGCACGACTGGGGGCAGCGGGTCGTCGGCGCCGCCTCCCGCGGGGCGCTCGTCGAGCTACCGGGCGGCCACCACGTGCAGGAGCGCCAGCCGGTCGCCGTCGCCCGGCTCATCGAGGAGTTCCGCCGGGTGCAGACCCTCGAGGCCAGTCGTGACGAGGTGCCGCAGTGA
- a CDS encoding NAD(P)/FAD-dependent oxidoreductase: MAQTARQPELTMPQDTRPHVVIVGGGFAGIAAMRELKDAPVRVTLVDRHVYNMFQPLMYQVATGGLNAGDVTYFLRSLRARQSNADFRHGLLTGIRHDERIAEMSDGEHLQYDYLILANGVNTSYFGTPGAYEYAYSMYSRSQALRIRDELFTRLEQAAAKQGPDEIRVVIVGGGATGVEMAGALAELRDQALVGAYPEIERGNISITLVHRSGELLKPFAPRLRRYAAKILRKRGVVLRLNAGVEEVMPDGVRIAGGEVIPASQVIWATGVSAHKEVGNWGLPQTHGGRIQVNDDLSVKGVERVFSAGDIAAQDSALAQLAQPALQGGKHAAEQIKRLLAGKPTERFKYFDKGTMATIGTNAAVAQLRGGITMVGPVAWAAWVFVHITSLLGNGNRMSTLTHFFVRYVWFMRKRSIPIVGDVRPVRPNGDREPEPWQLQKAE; this comes from the coding sequence GTGGCCCAGACCGCACGACAACCGGAGCTCACCATGCCGCAGGACACCCGCCCGCACGTCGTCATCGTCGGCGGTGGATTCGCCGGGATCGCCGCCATGCGTGAGCTGAAGGACGCTCCGGTGCGGGTCACCCTCGTCGACCGCCACGTCTACAACATGTTCCAGCCGCTCATGTACCAGGTGGCGACCGGCGGCCTGAACGCCGGCGACGTGACCTACTTCCTCCGCAGCCTGCGCGCCCGCCAGTCGAACGCCGACTTCCGCCACGGCCTGCTCACCGGCATCCGGCACGACGAGCGGATCGCCGAGATGTCCGACGGCGAACACCTGCAGTACGACTACCTGATCCTCGCGAACGGCGTGAACACCAGCTACTTCGGGACGCCCGGCGCCTACGAGTACGCGTACTCGATGTACTCCCGCTCGCAGGCGCTCCGCATCCGCGACGAGCTCTTCACCCGCCTGGAGCAGGCCGCGGCGAAGCAGGGCCCGGACGAGATCCGCGTCGTCATCGTCGGCGGCGGTGCGACCGGCGTCGAGATGGCCGGCGCGCTCGCCGAACTCCGTGACCAGGCGCTGGTCGGCGCGTACCCGGAGATCGAACGCGGCAACATCTCGATCACGCTCGTGCACCGCAGCGGCGAGCTCCTCAAGCCGTTCGCTCCGCGCCTGCGCCGGTACGCGGCGAAGATCCTGCGGAAGCGCGGTGTCGTGCTGCGCCTGAACGCCGGCGTCGAAGAGGTCATGCCCGACGGCGTCCGGATCGCCGGCGGCGAGGTCATCCCGGCCTCCCAGGTGATCTGGGCGACCGGTGTGTCGGCACACAAGGAGGTCGGCAACTGGGGTCTGCCGCAGACCCACGGTGGCCGCATCCAGGTGAACGACGACCTGAGCGTCAAGGGCGTCGAGCGCGTGTTCTCCGCCGGTGACATCGCCGCGCAGGACAGCGCGCTGGCGCAGCTCGCGCAGCCGGCACTGCAGGGCGGCAAGCACGCGGCCGAGCAGATCAAGCGGCTCCTGGCCGGCAAGCCGACCGAGCGGTTCAAGTACTTCGACAAGGGCACGATGGCGACGATCGGCACGAACGCCGCGGTCGCCCAGCTCCGTGGCGGGATCACCATGGTCGGGCCGGTCGCGTGGGCGGCGTGGGTGTTCGTCCACATCACCAGCCTGCTCGGCAACGGCAACCGGATGTCGACGCTGACCCACTTCTTCGTCCGCTACGTGTGGTTCATGCGGAAGCGCTCGATCCCGATCGTCGGCGACGTGCGCCCGGTCCGTCCGAACGGCGACCGCGAGCCGGAGCCCTGGCAGCTGCAGAAGGCGGAGTAG
- a CDS encoding acyltransferase, with translation MTRTAAPAPSPTTVHRTGTAAVSTQSSAPAPLASRALALDGLRTVAIVMVILYHLHVPQFEGGWIGVTVFFVLSGYLITTLLLRERRKTGTVRLGTFWWKRLLRLYPALVALVVAGLLLWNWVGDYKGASFSAGEAAFIALTYTGNLYRSFWDTTQGVFAHTWSLSMEEQFYLVWPPVLVVLLALGRRRRALVIGLSAVIVAASAATWLSYRTPSGGSTPDVYFSPVLGVVPLATGCLLALLLDDDRFRAFAAGLAGHVGTWIGAAVVLGVQFWIGDDWTEHAWTFGLLMPVTGLFAAVLIGGLVSVRTPVSRALSWSPIAWFGRRVSYSAYLWHPLVIALLGTFAIGWFGNVWLFAAAVVVSIGAAYAVEVPVEKLRARAREARRLVAEDRAARSAATS, from the coding sequence ATGACCCGGACCGCAGCCCCGGCGCCATCCCCGACGACCGTCCACCGGACGGGGACCGCAGCCGTCAGTACACAATCGAGCGCGCCCGCACCCCTCGCCTCCCGCGCCCTGGCCCTCGACGGCCTGCGCACCGTCGCGATCGTCATGGTGATCCTGTACCACCTGCACGTGCCGCAGTTCGAGGGCGGGTGGATCGGCGTCACCGTGTTCTTCGTGCTCTCCGGCTACCTGATCACCACGCTGCTGCTCCGCGAACGCCGGAAGACCGGCACCGTGCGACTCGGCACGTTCTGGTGGAAGCGCCTGCTGCGGCTCTACCCGGCGCTGGTCGCCCTCGTCGTCGCCGGACTGCTGCTCTGGAACTGGGTCGGCGACTACAAGGGCGCCTCGTTCTCGGCGGGCGAGGCCGCGTTCATCGCCCTCACCTACACGGGCAACCTCTACCGCTCGTTCTGGGACACCACGCAGGGCGTGTTCGCGCACACGTGGAGCCTGTCGATGGAGGAGCAGTTCTACCTGGTCTGGCCGCCGGTGCTCGTGGTCCTGCTCGCTCTCGGACGCCGTCGTCGCGCACTCGTCATCGGGCTGTCCGCGGTGATCGTCGCCGCCTCCGCCGCGACCTGGCTGAGCTACCGCACCCCCTCCGGCGGGTCCACGCCGGACGTGTACTTCTCCCCCGTGCTCGGTGTCGTGCCGCTCGCCACCGGGTGCCTGCTCGCCCTGCTGCTCGACGACGACCGGTTCCGGGCGTTCGCCGCGGGGCTCGCCGGACACGTCGGCACCTGGATCGGTGCGGCCGTGGTGCTCGGGGTGCAGTTCTGGATCGGCGACGACTGGACCGAGCACGCCTGGACCTTCGGCCTGCTCATGCCGGTGACCGGGCTCTTCGCCGCGGTGCTGATCGGCGGACTCGTCTCGGTGCGGACTCCGGTGTCCCGGGCGCTGTCCTGGAGCCCGATCGCCTGGTTCGGCCGCCGGGTGTCGTACTCCGCGTACCTCTGGCACCCGCTGGTCATCGCGCTGCTCGGCACGTTCGCGATCGGCTGGTTCGGCAACGTCTGGCTCTTCGCTGCCGCTGTCGTGGTGTCGATCGGGGCTGCCTACGCGGTCGAGGTGCCGGTCGAGAAGCTCCGCGCCCGCGCCCGGGAGGCCCGCCGACTGGTCGCCGAGGACCGCGCCGCGCGCAGCGCCGCTACGAGCTGA